The following are encoded together in the Drosophila takahashii strain IR98-3 E-12201 chromosome X, DtakHiC1v2, whole genome shotgun sequence genome:
- the LOC108070196 gene encoding RRP12-like protein: MGKFRSKLKRHGKGKTWGKGQSATSNPDQMKHRLKAKSRFFQPNLSLAAATPTGLTLEAVHKHEQRQAFNAETTTVNEVAGSLRSFRLDDEEDMSESGGTAPSGTYKTFQTFASNYSSCSNTSFRKLLTGFRASSDLHKEMLAILSALTEIIRESGGGETSTEYFLLLMEQIEAASEERDIVAGVALLSMGIKSVPAAVLRKRFAQTAATMQALLQRFVEATNQSVIRYVIGCLSVLLRAQDYATWTYSSTFQYFDALLAFSIHSKPKIRKAAQHAVVSIIHGSCFMLPLAKSDEDQEEKEQPKVKNHPASSRVTKFCLAQFKPEVLANAQTTVLHTLALLKDTLAGFRTEDIRSVCEHLLSIMTAANVLVRTNCFQALHALFLTRSPNLNASLCAKLLAAIHEYRPDRSDVRQTLAWVTVLKEGHLHLATLQLDLCMQALPRLVEICTTDLWLSERTELVVGVSNCIKELLQDCVARACATEEEAQRSRPSVARIIGSLHKVLNAPFGEISKYVILIFSIVFEACGRQFGKELTPSLLTIAKRYDSQSGHRLQIEHTLISAIKALGPELILTAIPLADGKGGMQLERSWLLPLLREGAHGASLQFFREKIVPLAMDCQQKWKEFSEAKNKSSSHIYELLCCQLWGLFPGFCRRPRDPEYLRQLAPTLGAALEKNPEFRAPIYDGLMELLDESQSAECHQAIGQYAKNFLPRLFNIYTQKPSGTYEADQRKRVLDVIRLYISRAPADVQLQLFENAQGQLAASAVASFEYDALFDINAAIVRVQKCKGIEAYFEKYMAPILRNDKSKLVAKDEQKLKKQQRKTYELLRELMTSELASCQKFTRKNSIALQQILLEAFTTSCNVCQASRLYCLKSLMECRSNLSYNDQLVMKAIPEAVLSYKEFSTRKEQVAEQLIKSITQLYQDAGKINDFVDILTAGFTGDESLVTNTILAFRAVLQQQGQHLTVATLEFVLQQVSVFLVQKSRNQSEAAVAFLITFIKVMPIPLVANHLETIMRSLSAMTKDTKRYCRIQIGYFLKKLCKRFSTEELARFVPGDDEVTHRRLKKIRKQMRRDTRKKQSEEAQADSSDEELVGGLEQKSYTIDDILADSDSDLPEDMDAEDESGVAGKREKKSKQKKSTYIREDPDEIVDLADLKSIGNVLTSGSAQAAATAKSLKTKPQLPNGGFKTADDGRLIISDKALRGQRGGGGGGGDDESDSDSDSDASMGEAGGAAKEPKAKRGMEEDSSDEEELQQQQSKAAKRTRKAGDAMSMKSGKTTASSRYTAGGKGIHRQLAGGQSDAMSVKSGKSAGNEYSSKKAKGDMKKRGQLDPYAYIPLTRNNLNKRKRSLNSRKFKSVLRGAGGEGGGGGGGGRVSKKYK, encoded by the exons ATGGGCAAATTCCGTTCGAAGCTAAAGCGCCATGGGAAGGGGAAGACGTGGGGCAAGGGCCAGTCGGCCACCTCGAATCCCGACCAGATGAAGCACCGCCTGAAGGCCAAGTCGCGTTTCTTCCAGCCCAACCTGAGTTTGG ccgctgccacgcccaccggccTCACCCTGGAGGCGGTGCACAAGCACGAGCAGCGCCAGGCGTTCAATGCGGAGACCACGACGGTCAACGAAGTGGCCGGCAGCCTGCGAAGCTTCCGGCTGGACGACGAAGAAGACATGTCGGAATCAGGGGGCACCGCACCCAGCGGCACCTACAAGACCTTCCAGACCTTCGCCTCCAActacagcagctgcagcaacaCGAGCTTCCGCAAGCTGCTCACCGGCTTCCGGGCCTCCTCGGATCTGCACAAGGAGATGCTGGCCATTTTGAGCGCCCTCACCGAGATAATCCGCGAGAGCGGCGGCGGCGAGACGTCCACGGAGTACTTCCTGCTGCTCATGGAGCAGATCGAGGCGGCCAGCGAGGAGCGGGACATTGTGGCCGGCGTGGCGCTGCTCTCCATGGGCATTAAATCGGTGCCGGCTGCGGTGCTGAGGAAGCGTTTCGCCCAGACGGCGGCCACCATGCAGGCGCTGCTCCAGCGGTTCGTGGAGGCCACCAACCAGTCGGTGATTCGCTAT GTCATTGGCTGCCTGTCCGTGCTGCTGCGTGCCCAGGACTACGCCACCTGGACGTACAGCTCCACGTTCCAGTACTTCGATGCCCTGCTGGCCTTCAGCATTCACTCCAAGCCCAAGATCCGCAAGGCGGCCCAGCATGCGGTGGTCTCTATCATACACGGCAGCTGCTTCATGTTGCCATTGGCTAAGTCTGATGAGGatcaggaggagaaggagcagcCGAAGGTGAAGAACCACCCTGCCAGCAGCCGGGTGACCAAGTTCTGCCTGGCCCAGTTCAAGCCGGAGGTGCTGGCCAATGCCCAGACGACGGTGCTCCACACATTGGCCCTGCTCAAGGACACTCTAGCTGGCTTCCGCACGGAGGACATACGCAGCGTGTGCGAGCACCTGCTCTCCATCATGACGGCGGCCAATGTGCTGGTGCGCACGAACTGCTTCCAGGCGCTGCACGCCCTCTTCCTCACGCGCAGCCCGAATCTGAATGCCTCGCTGTGCGCCAAGCTGCTGGCGGCCATCCACGAGTATCGGCCGGATCGCAGCGATGTCCGGCAGACGCTCGCCTGGGTGACTGTCCTGAAAGAGGGCCACCTGCACCTGGCCACCCTGCAGCTGGATCTGTGCATGCAGGCGCTGCCCCGCCTCGTAGAGATCTGCACCACGGACCTCTGGCTCTCGGAGCGAACGGAACTGGTGGTGGGCGTTTCGAACTGCATCAAGGAGCTGCTGCAGGACTGCGTTGCGCGTGCCTGTGCCACCGAGGAGGAGGCCCAGCGCAGCAGGCCCAGTGTGGCCAGGATAATCGGATCGCTGCACAAGGTCCTGAACGCTCCCTTCGGCGAGATCTCCAAATATGTGATCCTCATCTTCTCCATTGTCTTTGAGGCCTGCGGCAGGCAATTCGG GAAAGAACTCACTCCCTCGCTGCTCACAATCGCCAAGCGCTACGACAGCCAGAGCGGCCATCGCCTGCAGATCGAGCACACGCTGATCAGCGCCATCAAGGCTCTGGGACCCGAACTCATCCTCACCGCGATTCCACTGGCCGACGGCAAGGGCGGCATGCAGCTGGAGCGTTCCTGGCTGCTGCCCCTTTTGCGCGAGGGAGCCCACGGCGCCAGTCTGCAGTTCTTCAGGGAGAAGATCGTGCCGCTGGCCATGGACTGCCAGCAGAAGTGGAAGGAGTTCAGCGAAGCGAAGAACAAGTCATCGTCGCACATCTACGAGCTGCTCTGCTGCCAGCTGTGGGGCCTCTTTCCCGGTTTCTGTCGCCGCCCAAGGGATCCGGAGTACCTGCGCCAGCTGGCCCCCACTTTGGGTGCCGCCCTGGAGAAGAATCCCGAGTTCAGGGCCCCCATTTACGATGGTCTGATGGAGCTGCTCGACGAGAGTCAGAGTGCGGAGTGCCATCAGGCGATTGGCCAGTATGCCAAGAACTTTTTGCCCCGTCTGTTTAATATCTACACCCAGAAACCGAGTGGAACTTACGAGGCGGATCAGCGGAAGCGCGTGCTGGACGTCATCCGCTTGTATATCTCAAGGGCGCCGGCTGATGTGCAACTGCAGCTCTTCGAGAACGCCCAGGGACAGCTGGCGGCCAGTGCGGTGGCCAGTTTCGAGTACGACGCCCTGTTCGACATCAATGCGGCCATTGTGCGCGTGCAGAAGTGCAAGGGCATCGAGGCGTACTTCGAGAAGTACATGGCACCCATTCTGCGGAACGACAAGTCCAAGTTGGTGGCCAAGGATGAGCAGAAGCTGAAGAAGCAGCAGAGGAAGACCTACGA GCTCCTGCGGGAACTGATGACCTCGGAGCTGGCGTCTTGCCAGAAGTTCACCCGCAAGAACAGCATCGCCCTGCAGCAAATCCTGCTGGAAGCCTTCACCACCAGCTGCAATGTCTGCCAGGCCTCGCGATTGTA CTGCCTGAAATCCCTGATGGAGTGCCGCAGCAACCTGTCGTACAACGATCAGCTGGTGATGAAGGCCATTCCCGAGGCAGTGCTCAGCTACAAGGAGTTCTCCACGCGCAAGGAGCAGGTGGCCGAGCAGCTAATCAAATCGATCACCCAGCTGTACCAGGATGCGGGCAAGATCAATGACTTTGTGGACATATTGACGGCCGGCTTTACTGGCGACGAATCGCTGGTGACCAACACGATCCTCGCCTTTCGGGCGGTGCTCCAGCAGCAGGGACAGCATCTCACAGTGGCCACGCTCGAGTTCGTCCTGCAGCAGGTCTCCGTCTTCCTCGTCCAGAAGTCGCGCAATCAATCGGAGGCAGCCGTCGCCTTTCTGATCACCTTCATCAAGGTGATGCCCATACCCCTGGTGGCCAATCACCTGGAAACGATT ATGCGCTCCCTGTCCGCCATGACCAAGGACACGAAGCGCTACTGCCGCATCCAGATCGGCTACTTCCTGAAGAAGCTCTGCAAGCGCTTCAGCACCGAGGAGCTGGCCCGCTTCGTGCCCGGCGACGACGAGGTGACCCACCGGCGGCTCAAGAAGATCCGCAAGCAGATGCGCCGGGATACGCGCAAGAAGCAGAGCGAGGAGGCCCAGGCGGATAGCTCCGACGAGGAGCTAGTTGGCGGTCTGGAGCAGAAGAGCTATAC CATCGATGACATTCTGGCTGACTCCGACTCGGATCTGCCCGAGGATATGGACGCCGAGGATGAAAGCGGAGTAGCTGGCAAGCGGGAGAAGAAGTCCAAGCAGAAGAAGAGCACTTACATACGCGAGGATCCCGATGAGATTGTCGATTTGGCCGATCTCAAGTCTATTGGCAATGTTTTAA CTAGTGGCTCTGCTCAAGCGGCTGCCACCGCCAAGAGCCTGAAGACGAAGCCCCAGCTGCCCAACGGCGGCTTCAAGACGGCCGACGACGGACGCCTGATCATCAGCGACAAGGCTCTGCGCGGccaacgaggaggaggaggaggcggcggcgacGATGAGTCCGACTCGGACTCCGATTCCGATGCATCGATGGGCGAAGCTGGAGGAGCGGCTAAGGAGCCCAAGGCCAAGCGCGGAATGGAGGAGGATTCCAgcgacgaggaggagctgcagcagcagcaatcgaAGGCCGCCAAGCGGACGCGCAAGGCGGGCGATGCGATGAGCATGAAGTCCGGCAAGACGACGGCCAGCAGTCGCTACACAGCCGGCGGCAAGGGCATCCATCGCCAGCTGGCCGGTGGCCAATCGGATGCCATGTCAGTGAAGTCGGGCAAGTCGGCTGGCAATGAGTACAGCAGCAAAAAGGCCAAGGGCGACATGAAGAAGCGCGGGCAACTGGATCCGTATGCGTACATACCGCTCACAAGGAATAACCTGAACAAGAG AAAGCGTTCGCTGAACTCAAGGAAATTTAAGAGCGTCTTGCGAGGAGCAGGCggtgaaggaggaggaggaggaggcggcggtcGGGTGTCCAAGAAATACAAATAG